A single region of the Halorussus gelatinilyticus genome encodes:
- a CDS encoding PRC-barrel domain containing protein, translated as MTEFSDSDEGKPVVMGDVKVGLITEVERGTAYVDPDVSITDKLKATLDWGDRDDDTFPLREEQVDEITDDEVRLRS; from the coding sequence ATGACAGAGTTCAGCGACAGCGACGAGGGCAAACCCGTCGTGATGGGCGACGTTAAAGTCGGACTGATTACCGAGGTCGAACGCGGTACCGCCTACGTGGACCCCGACGTCAGTATCACGGACAAGCTCAAGGCCACGCTGGACTGGGGCGACCGCGACGACGACACCTTCCCGCTTCGGGAGGAACAGGTGGACGAAATCACCGACGACGAGGTCCGACTTCGCAGCTAA
- a CDS encoding pyridoxal-phosphate-dependent aminotransferase family protein, which translates to MREDFLLLNPGPVPVTREVRQAMSEPMVSHRSAEFEAVYERAQDALDHVFTQSTLDGETTASDGTSLVFNGTATMAMEAAVANLVGTLSGRGDDGKVVPLVNGKFGRRFKRIADRYASVDPVEATWGHSLDLDEVRETVDDDTDVVTMVHNETSTGLLNPVEEVGEIAAEHDARFVVDGVTSIGGDAFRIDDWNVDVAVTDAQKCLAAPPGTSAMYATERAQEAFDGDAAPFYEDLDWHLRKADSHQTPFTSAVPLFRGLAVAVEDIVEEGMGERIERHREQSRAFREAFTAMGLDLFAERNDATEYSNTLTAVSLPAHTREDPEAFFDAIEARGVSISGGQAHLGGEIFRVSNMGGLSSEQILRGVRTIGEAFEETGEDVDADAGVEAAREILR; encoded by the coding sequence ATGCGCGAGGACTTTCTCCTCCTGAATCCGGGGCCGGTTCCCGTGACCCGCGAGGTACGACAGGCGATGAGCGAACCCATGGTCTCGCACCGCTCCGCCGAGTTCGAGGCCGTCTACGAGCGAGCGCAGGACGCGCTCGACCACGTGTTCACCCAATCGACGCTCGACGGCGAGACGACCGCGAGCGACGGGACGAGTCTCGTCTTCAACGGCACGGCGACGATGGCGATGGAGGCCGCGGTGGCGAACCTCGTCGGCACGCTCAGCGGACGCGGCGACGACGGCAAGGTCGTCCCGCTCGTGAACGGCAAGTTCGGGCGGCGATTCAAGCGAATCGCCGACCGGTACGCCTCGGTGGACCCCGTGGAAGCGACGTGGGGCCACTCGCTCGACCTCGACGAGGTTCGGGAGACGGTGGACGACGACACCGACGTCGTGACGATGGTCCACAACGAGACCAGCACGGGCCTGCTGAACCCGGTCGAGGAGGTCGGCGAAATCGCGGCGGAACACGACGCCCGCTTCGTCGTGGACGGCGTGACCTCTATCGGCGGCGACGCGTTCCGCATCGACGACTGGAACGTGGACGTGGCCGTCACCGACGCCCAGAAGTGTCTGGCCGCGCCGCCGGGCACCTCCGCGATGTACGCCACGGAGCGCGCGCAGGAGGCGTTCGACGGCGACGCCGCGCCGTTCTACGAGGACCTCGACTGGCACCTCCGGAAGGCCGATTCCCACCAGACGCCGTTCACGAGCGCGGTGCCGCTGTTCCGCGGTCTCGCGGTCGCAGTCGAGGACATCGTCGAGGAGGGAATGGGCGAGCGAATCGAGCGCCACCGCGAGCAGTCGCGGGCGTTCCGCGAGGCGTTCACCGCGATGGGACTCGACCTCTTCGCCGAGCGCAACGACGCGACGGAGTACTCCAACACTCTGACCGCGGTGTCGCTCCCGGCCCACACCCGCGAGGACCCCGAGGCCTTCTTCGACGCTATCGAGGCCCGCGGCGTCTCCATCTCGGGCGGACAGGCACACCTCGGCGGCGAAATATTCCGTGTGAGCAACATGGGCGGCCTGTCGAGCGAGCAGATTCTGCGCGGAGTCCGCACCATCGGCGAGGCGTTCGAGGAGACCGGCGAGGACGTGGACGCCGACGCGGGCGTCGAGGCGGCGCGCGAGATTCTACGGTAA
- a CDS encoding MFS transporter — MTDTDRDRIRLASVVFAVLLAQVLLYPGVPDLVAAVGATTALDASMWFLAAEFAAFVAFAGVWGAASDRLGRRTPLVAAGALGGAVGYFALAALPGALSLSFGEVLALRAVQGATTIGAFSLSMTMLMDLDGGHGKNMGAAGIAIGLGTAVGAPLGGQLYGVGALVPLYAAGCLLVVAGLVALSIPDRAPASGGRAVGADGTAPADGEAGGDDGHVRRALATLTERPVLGLPYVFGFVDRFTAGFFALVGTVYFQEAFPLDAAGTGIMLGLFFAPFALLQYPFGVLSDRVGRTGPIVAGSALYGFAVVGVGLAPTVPTAAVGMVVVGVIGALMSPATMALVSDLSPADGRGTAMAGFNAFGSVGFLAGILVGGTVADEFGFLAAFLTAGALEIAVAAVSIPTFLRIDPEGASAFGG, encoded by the coding sequence GTGACCGATACCGACCGCGACCGAATCAGACTCGCGTCCGTCGTGTTCGCCGTCCTGCTCGCGCAGGTACTGCTCTACCCCGGCGTGCCCGACCTCGTGGCGGCGGTCGGCGCGACCACGGCGCTCGACGCGAGCATGTGGTTCCTCGCCGCGGAGTTCGCCGCGTTCGTCGCCTTCGCGGGCGTCTGGGGCGCGGCCAGCGACCGACTCGGCCGCCGGACGCCGCTGGTCGCCGCGGGCGCGCTCGGCGGGGCGGTCGGCTACTTCGCGCTCGCGGCCCTGCCCGGCGCGCTCTCGCTGTCGTTCGGCGAGGTGCTGGCGCTCCGGGCCGTGCAGGGCGCGACTACCATCGGCGCGTTCTCGCTGTCGATGACGATGCTGATGGACCTGGACGGCGGCCACGGCAAGAACATGGGCGCGGCGGGCATCGCCATCGGTCTCGGGACCGCCGTCGGCGCACCGCTCGGCGGGCAACTCTACGGCGTCGGCGCGCTGGTTCCCCTCTACGCCGCGGGGTGCTTACTGGTCGTCGCCGGACTGGTCGCGCTCTCGATACCCGACCGCGCGCCTGCCAGCGGCGGGCGCGCGGTCGGAGCGGACGGAACGGCCCCAGCGGACGGGGAAGCAGGCGGGGACGACGGCCACGTCCGGCGCGCGCTCGCCACGCTGACCGAGCGGCCGGTCCTCGGACTCCCCTACGTCTTCGGGTTCGTGGACCGCTTCACCGCGGGGTTCTTCGCGCTGGTCGGGACGGTCTACTTTCAGGAGGCGTTCCCGCTCGACGCCGCCGGAACCGGCATCATGCTCGGTCTCTTCTTCGCGCCGTTCGCGCTCCTCCAGTACCCCTTCGGCGTCCTCTCGGACCGCGTCGGCCGGACCGGTCCCATCGTCGCGGGGTCGGCGCTGTACGGCTTCGCCGTGGTCGGGGTCGGACTCGCGCCGACCGTGCCGACCGCGGCGGTCGGGATGGTCGTCGTCGGCGTCATCGGCGCGCTGATGTCACCGGCGACGATGGCGCTGGTCTCGGACCTCTCGCCGGCCGACGGCCGGGGAACCGCGATGGCGGGGTTCAACGCCTTCGGAAGCGTGGGTTTTCTCGCGGGCATCCTCGTCGGCGGGACCGTGGCCGACGAGTTCGGCTTCCTCGCGGCGTTCCTGACCGCTGGCGCGCTCGAAATCGCGGTCGCCGCGGTCTCGATTCCGACGTTTCTCCGCATCGACCCCGAGGGCGCGAGCGCGTTCGGCGGATAG
- a CDS encoding AbrB/MazE/SpoVT family DNA-binding domain-containing protein, giving the protein MTKVDSKGRIVLPKDLRERLGLDSGTEVTVREEEGRAVVEPEESADEIICDLENRIEEAASRRERPHYDDVEGEARDHLETIRRQASDSDEIEDVSDETATDADDGTPNEER; this is encoded by the coding sequence ATGACGAAAGTCGACTCGAAGGGCCGCATCGTCCTCCCGAAGGACCTCCGGGAGCGACTGGGTCTCGACTCCGGAACCGAAGTTACGGTGCGCGAGGAGGAGGGCCGAGCGGTCGTCGAACCCGAAGAGAGTGCCGACGAGATTATCTGCGACCTCGAAAACCGAATCGAGGAAGCGGCCTCTCGCCGGGAGCGTCCGCACTACGACGACGTAGAGGGAGAGGCCCGCGACCACCTCGAAACGATTCGGCGGCAGGCCAGCGATTCAGACGAGATAGAAGACGTTTCCGACGAGACCGCGACCGACGCGGACGACGGGACGCCGAACGAGGAGCGATGA
- a CDS encoding type II toxin-antitoxin system VapC family toxin, whose amino-acid sequence MSGGPYLFDVGVTALAHAGTPVSETPLSYVREAIGGEIDAVVPYPSLVGAHHVLTSVYGFSNEDASGLMQRFMDASRVHWYDEMREETVREGFQCAGDANVEGWDGYYARVAIKEGVETVLTLDDDFRRIEGVSTEVVLTRDEFERLNEYLDG is encoded by the coding sequence ATGAGCGGCGGACCCTACCTGTTCGACGTGGGCGTCACTGCGCTCGCTCACGCGGGGACGCCCGTCAGCGAGACACCGCTCTCGTACGTTCGGGAGGCTATCGGCGGAGAAATCGACGCAGTCGTCCCCTACCCGTCGCTCGTCGGCGCTCATCACGTTCTCACGTCGGTCTACGGATTCTCGAACGAGGACGCGTCGGGCCTCATGCAGCGATTCATGGACGCCAGTCGCGTCCACTGGTACGACGAGATGCGCGAGGAGACCGTTCGGGAAGGGTTCCAGTGCGCCGGCGACGCGAACGTCGAGGGCTGGGACGGCTACTACGCCCGCGTCGCAATCAAGGAGGGAGTCGAGACGGTGTTGACGCTGGACGACGACTTTCGCCGCATCGAGGGTGTCTCCACCGAAGTCGTTCTCACGAGAGACGAGTTCGAGCGATTGAACGAGTATCTGGACGGCTGA
- a CDS encoding S66 family peptidase: MSESDEFVVPPALDRGDRVAVVAPGSNRATDYPHVYELGLKRLREVFDLEPVEFPTTAKDSDYLYDHPEERARDVMDAFADPEISGVVTVIGGFDQIRILKHLDPEVLRENPTRFYGISDNTNLACYLWNLGIVSFYGGTVMTDLAMQGSMYDYTVEHLETAFFADDLDAFGDLRPAEEFTDENLDWADPDNLDRHRETEPNPGWTFRGPETTVSGRTWGGCVGTLDTQLRAGRYLPAPEDLDGRILLLETSEEMPSALDVRQFLIGMGERGLLERFAGVLVGRAKARNLFEDPGPDARAEYREDQRETVADVVAEYNPDAPVVFDVDFGHTAPSVPLPVGGRVEIDPASERISVGE; the protein is encoded by the coding sequence ATGAGCGAGTCCGACGAGTTCGTCGTCCCGCCCGCGCTGGACCGCGGCGACAGAGTGGCGGTCGTCGCGCCCGGTTCCAACCGAGCGACCGACTACCCGCACGTCTACGAGTTGGGACTGAAGCGCCTCCGCGAGGTCTTCGACCTCGAACCGGTCGAGTTCCCCACCACGGCGAAGGACAGCGACTACCTCTACGACCACCCCGAGGAGCGCGCGCGGGACGTGATGGACGCGTTCGCCGACCCCGAAATCTCGGGCGTCGTCACCGTCATCGGCGGGTTCGACCAGATTCGAATCCTGAAGCATCTCGACCCCGAAGTCCTGCGGGAGAACCCGACCAGATTCTACGGCATCAGCGACAATACCAACCTCGCGTGCTACCTCTGGAACCTCGGTATCGTCTCGTTCTACGGCGGGACCGTGATGACCGACCTCGCCATGCAGGGGTCGATGTACGACTACACCGTCGAGCATCTGGAGACCGCGTTCTTCGCCGACGACCTCGACGCCTTCGGCGACCTCCGCCCCGCCGAGGAGTTCACCGACGAGAACCTCGACTGGGCGGACCCGGACAACCTCGACCGCCACCGCGAGACGGAGCCGAATCCGGGGTGGACGTTCCGCGGGCCGGAGACGACCGTCTCCGGCCGGACGTGGGGCGGGTGTGTCGGCACCCTCGACACCCAGTTGCGGGCCGGCCGGTACCTCCCCGCGCCCGAGGACTTGGACGGTCGAATCCTCCTGCTGGAGACCTCCGAGGAGATGCCCTCGGCGCTGGACGTTCGCCAGTTCCTCATCGGCATGGGCGAACGCGGCCTGCTCGAACGCTTCGCGGGCGTCCTCGTCGGTCGCGCGAAGGCCCGCAACCTCTTCGAGGACCCCGGCCCGGACGCTCGCGCCGAGTACCGCGAGGATCAGCGCGAGACCGTCGCGGACGTGGTGGCGGAGTACAACCCCGACGCGCCGGTCGTCTTCGACGTCGACTTCGGCCACACCGCGCCGAGCGTCCCGCTCCCGGTCGGCGGGCGCGTCGAAATCGACCCCGCGAGCGAGCGGATTTCGGTCGGCGAGTAG
- a CDS encoding family 43 glycosylhydrolase, with the protein MNRRELLASAGVACFGTTRSEAGTAREASSEDSRDRRPDTYRNPVYDSIFADPDVLHADGTYYAYGTYHPWKPGVGPDRALVPVLKSPNLVDWEFVGPAFAERPDWSRYRGLWAPGVGYLDGRTLLYYSDAEFGARNEGVGVATAPEPTGPFESRGGLLRSEGIGVPNSIDPMLFVRGDDEPYLFWGSRRGIYGVRLAEDGLSVAGETFRIAGDGVEAPYVVSRGGFYYVFGSRGTCCRGAESTYHLVVGRAERLRGPYRNRDGGRLTAEGVTGTTILEGGDRFLAPGHCAVVRDERGGWWLLYHAYVRENPWVADTPRRVLMLDRIRWCDEWPVVGEDGTPSAVGRVPPVRKVPPVGE; encoded by the coding sequence GTGAATCGGCGCGAACTCCTCGCCAGCGCGGGGGTCGCTTGCTTCGGCACGACTCGCTCCGAGGCCGGAACCGCCCGCGAAGCATCGTCCGAGGACTCCCGAGACCGCCGACCGGACACCTACCGGAACCCCGTCTACGACAGCATTTTCGCGGACCCCGACGTGCTCCACGCGGACGGCACGTACTACGCCTACGGCACCTACCACCCGTGGAAGCCCGGAGTCGGGCCCGACCGCGCGCTGGTCCCCGTCCTGAAGTCGCCGAACCTCGTGGACTGGGAGTTCGTCGGCCCGGCGTTCGCCGAGAGGCCCGACTGGTCGCGGTACCGCGGCCTCTGGGCACCCGGCGTCGGTTACCTCGACGGGCGGACCCTGCTCTACTACTCGGACGCCGAGTTCGGCGCGCGAAACGAGGGCGTCGGCGTCGCCACCGCGCCGGAGCCGACCGGTCCGTTCGAGTCGCGCGGCGGTCTCCTCCGGAGCGAGGGCATCGGCGTCCCGAACTCCATCGACCCGATGCTGTTCGTGCGCGGCGACGACGAACCGTATCTGTTCTGGGGGAGCAGGCGGGGCATCTACGGCGTCCGACTCGCCGAGGACGGTCTCTCGGTGGCGGGCGAGACGTTCCGCATCGCGGGCGACGGCGTGGAAGCGCCCTACGTCGTCTCCCGCGGCGGATTCTACTACGTCTTCGGCTCGCGGGGGACCTGCTGTCGCGGCGCGGAGAGCACCTACCACCTCGTCGTGGGCCGCGCCGAGCGACTGCGGGGACCGTACCGCAACCGCGACGGCGGCCGACTCACCGCCGAGGGAGTCACCGGGACGACGATTCTGGAGGGCGGCGACCGGTTCCTCGCGCCGGGCCACTGCGCGGTCGTCCGCGACGAGCGCGGCGGGTGGTGGCTGCTCTACCACGCCTACGTCCGGGAGAACCCGTGGGTCGCCGACACCCCGCGCCGGGTTCTCATGCTCGACCGGATTCGGTGGTGCGACGAGTGGCCCGTGGTCGGCGAGGACGGCACGCCGAGCGCGGTCGGGAGGGTGCCGCCGGTCAGGAAGGTGCCGCCGGTCGGCGAGTGA
- a CDS encoding O-acetylhomoserine aminocarboxypropyltransferase/cysteine synthase family protein codes for MTDSEEAADQPRFDTRSLHAGHGADPATGARAPPIYQTTSYEFEDADHAADLYALDGDEDIYSRISNPTARFLEDRLASLEGGAGAVATSSGMAAFDSLVLVLAESGDNVVCSTDTYGGTTAHLRHTASKRGVEPRFVDTLDYAAYEEAVDDSTAFVHVETVGNPSLVTPDFERVAAIAHDAGAPLVVDNTFATPYLCNPLDHGADAVWESTTKWLHGSGTTVGGVLVDGGSFDWEARADRFPELAGDNAAYHDTDFSRDFPDAPLAAAARWRALRSLGNQQSPFDAWQTLQGLETLPLRMERHCENAAILAEYLADRDDVAWVAYPGLESHETHENAAKYLDGGYGGMIAFGLKDGFEAGKAFCENVELASFLANIGDAKTLVIHPASTTHAQLSPEEQEAAGVSPDLVRLSVGIEDPADLLADVERAIEASTGNRAGAGPT; via the coding sequence ATGACCGACTCCGAAGAGGCGGCCGACCAGCCCCGCTTCGACACCCGGAGCCTCCACGCCGGCCACGGGGCCGACCCCGCGACCGGGGCGCGCGCGCCGCCCATCTACCAGACGACCTCCTACGAGTTCGAGGACGCCGACCACGCCGCGGACCTCTACGCCCTCGACGGCGACGAAGACATCTACTCGCGCATCTCGAACCCGACCGCGCGGTTCCTCGAAGACCGACTCGCCTCGCTGGAGGGCGGCGCGGGCGCGGTCGCCACGTCGAGCGGGATGGCGGCGTTCGACTCGCTGGTCCTCGTCCTCGCGGAGTCGGGCGACAACGTGGTCTGCTCGACCGACACCTACGGCGGCACCACTGCCCACCTGCGCCACACCGCGAGCAAGCGCGGCGTCGAACCACGGTTCGTGGACACGCTCGACTACGCGGCCTACGAGGAGGCGGTGGACGACTCGACCGCCTTCGTCCACGTCGAGACCGTCGGCAACCCCTCGCTGGTGACGCCGGACTTCGAGCGCGTCGCCGCCATCGCCCACGACGCCGGGGCACCGCTGGTCGTGGACAACACCTTCGCCACGCCGTACCTCTGCAACCCCCTCGACCACGGCGCCGACGCCGTCTGGGAGTCCACGACGAAGTGGCTCCACGGGAGCGGGACCACGGTCGGGGGCGTGCTGGTGGACGGCGGGAGCTTCGACTGGGAGGCCCGCGCCGACCGGTTCCCCGAACTCGCGGGCGACAACGCGGCCTACCACGACACCGACTTCTCGCGGGACTTCCCCGACGCGCCGCTGGCGGCCGCGGCGCGCTGGCGGGCGCTCCGGAGTCTGGGCAACCAGCAGTCGCCGTTCGACGCGTGGCAGACCCTGCAAGGACTCGAAACCCTTCCGCTCCGGATGGAGCGCCACTGCGAGAACGCCGCGATTCTGGCGGAGTACCTCGCGGACCGCGACGACGTGGCGTGGGTCGCGTATCCGGGCCTGGAGAGCCACGAGACCCACGAGAACGCCGCGAAATATCTCGATGGGGGGTACGGCGGGATGATTGCGTTCGGCCTGAAAGACGGGTTCGAGGCGGGGAAGGCGTTCTGCGAGAACGTCGAGTTGGCGAGCTTTCTGGCGAACATCGGCGACGCGAAGACGCTGGTCATCCACCCCGCCAGCACGACCCACGCACAGCTCTCGCCCGAGGAGCAGGAGGCGGCGGGCGTCTCGCCCGACCTCGTGCGCCTCTCTGTCGGCATCGAGGACCCCGCCGACCTGCTGGCCGACGTCGAGCGGGCCATCGAGGCGTCAACGGGGAACCGAGCGGGAGCGGGACCGACATGA
- the metX gene encoding homoserine O-acetyltransferase MetX, whose translation MNRTRDTADLGNFEFECGRAVPLEVAYETYGEYDGRNAVLVCHALTGSAHVTGPKRAHGDGGDDAGEESDDAGAATGGQAAAWWSDVVGPGKAIDTREYFVVCANVPGSCYGTTGPASIDPETGEAYGTDFPAVTVGDWTRAQARLLDHLGVGPVHAVVGGSVGGMNVLEWAKRYPERVDRVVPIATAARLDPQMLAIDAVARRAITTDPNWNGGDYHGDDRDPPTDGLAIARQLGHVGYLSKESMDRKFGRRSAGRAAMADAFAPDDPAGEYFPYREVESYLDYQAEKFVERFDATSYLYLTRAMDHYDLSSGYDSDADALAGFSGEALVISFTGDWHFTVEQSERLADAFETAGIDAAHHVVESDHGHDAFLVEPEEVGPPLRDFLAAGVEGRAVSDADEREFAPVHASLFGK comes from the coding sequence ATGAACCGGACGCGCGACACCGCCGACCTCGGCAATTTCGAGTTCGAGTGCGGCCGGGCCGTCCCGCTGGAGGTCGCCTACGAGACCTACGGCGAGTACGACGGACGCAACGCAGTGCTGGTCTGTCACGCCCTGACGGGGAGCGCGCACGTCACAGGTCCGAAACGGGCGCACGGCGACGGGGGCGACGACGCGGGCGAGGAGAGCGACGACGCGGGCGCGGCGACCGGCGGACAGGCCGCGGCGTGGTGGAGCGACGTAGTGGGGCCGGGCAAGGCCATCGACACGCGCGAGTACTTCGTCGTCTGCGCGAACGTCCCGGGGTCCTGTTACGGGACGACCGGTCCCGCGAGCATCGACCCCGAGACCGGCGAGGCGTACGGCACCGACTTCCCGGCCGTGACGGTCGGCGACTGGACGCGGGCGCAGGCCCGCCTGCTCGACCACCTCGGGGTCGGCCCGGTCCACGCCGTCGTGGGCGGGAGCGTCGGCGGGATGAACGTCCTGGAGTGGGCCAAGCGCTACCCCGAGCGCGTCGATAGAGTCGTGCCGATAGCCACCGCGGCCCGCCTCGACCCCCAGATGCTCGCCATCGACGCCGTCGCGCGCCGCGCCATCACGACCGACCCGAACTGGAACGGCGGCGACTACCACGGCGACGACCGGGACCCGCCCACGGACGGCCTCGCCATCGCCCGCCAGTTGGGGCACGTCGGCTACCTCTCGAAGGAGTCGATGGACCGGAAGTTCGGCAGACGGTCGGCGGGCCGGGCCGCGATGGCCGACGCCTTCGCGCCCGACGACCCCGCGGGCGAGTACTTCCCCTACCGCGAGGTCGAGTCGTACCTCGACTATCAGGCCGAGAAGTTCGTCGAGCGCTTCGACGCGACCAGCTACCTCTACCTGACGCGAGCGATGGACCACTACGACCTCTCGTCGGGCTACGACTCGGACGCCGACGCGCTCGCCGGATTCTCCGGCGAGGCGCTCGTGATCAGTTTCACCGGCGACTGGCACTTCACCGTCGAGCAGTCCGAGCGCCTCGCCGACGCCTTCGAGACGGCCGGCATCGACGCGGCCCACCACGTCGTGGAGAGCGACCACGGCCACGACGCCTTCCTCGTGGAACCCGAAGAGGTCGGGCCGCCGCTCCGGGACTTCCTCGCGGCGGGCGTCGAGGGCCGGGCGGTCAGCGACGCCGACGAGCGGGAGTTCGCGCCGGTCCACGCGAGCCTCTTCGGGAAGTGA
- a CDS encoding matrixin family metalloprotease encodes MWRTLFVAALLVLAGCATHAPGTEADDDRSAAHRALTSEGTPDRPNPWGEGELTVAINNTANESRNFRPLVSDALAFWSNNSTRFAGFPLSYELAPNASNPDVIIEFVDSIESCADVAEPAGCAPYVTGGQVSRPITIEVVGSYDNASTRLILKHELGHTLGLNHTARPQSVMAPTSQLRTLPRPNATQRDLPWADANFTVYLDAGRTDDPAATREQVRRALDYYADGANGTVPENVSFRFTDNRSAADVVVEFTDDLPCRTGDSGSCGRVRGNDPDGDGALERYDHLRVTLSDIDTEAVGWHVGYWLGYGFGFEADAEWPAPFRNATYEERREAWWR; translated from the coding sequence ATGTGGCGAACACTGTTCGTCGCTGCCCTCCTCGTGTTGGCGGGATGCGCCACCCACGCACCCGGCACCGAGGCGGACGACGACCGGTCGGCGGCCCATCGGGCGCTCACGTCCGAGGGCACCCCCGACCGGCCGAATCCGTGGGGGGAAGGGGAGCTGACGGTCGCTATCAACAACACTGCGAACGAATCGCGGAACTTCCGGCCGCTGGTGTCCGACGCGCTGGCCTTCTGGTCGAACAACAGCACGCGCTTCGCCGGGTTCCCGCTGAGCTACGAACTCGCCCCGAACGCGTCGAACCCCGACGTGATAATCGAGTTCGTCGATTCCATCGAGTCGTGCGCCGACGTCGCCGAACCGGCGGGGTGTGCGCCGTACGTGACCGGCGGACAGGTCTCGCGGCCCATCACCATCGAAGTGGTCGGTTCGTACGACAACGCCTCGACGCGGCTCATCCTGAAACACGAACTCGGCCACACCCTCGGGCTGAACCACACCGCCAGACCCCAGTCGGTCATGGCTCCGACCTCGCAACTCCGGACGCTCCCGCGGCCCAACGCCACCCAGCGCGACCTGCCGTGGGCCGACGCTAACTTCACGGTCTACCTCGACGCGGGTCGGACCGACGACCCCGCGGCGACCCGCGAGCAGGTCCGGCGCGCGCTCGACTACTACGCCGACGGCGCGAACGGGACCGTCCCCGAGAACGTCTCCTTCCGGTTCACCGACAACCGCTCGGCGGCGGACGTGGTCGTGGAGTTCACCGACGACCTGCCCTGTCGGACCGGCGACAGCGGTTCGTGCGGTCGGGTCCGGGGCAACGACCCCGACGGCGACGGCGCGCTCGAACGCTACGACCACCTCCGGGTCACGCTGAGCGACATCGACACCGAGGCGGTCGGCTGGCACGTCGGCTACTGGCTCGGCTACGGCTTCGGCTTCGAGGCGGACGCCGAGTGGCCCGCGCCGTTCCGGAACGCGACGTACGAGGAGCGACGCGAGGCGTGGTGGCGCTGA
- a CDS encoding aminopeptidase codes for MDQRVSEHAEVLVDWSARVEAGDDVVVRVDEGAHDLAVAVAEKLGERGANYLATYVSDEVESAFVRSHDGDFDDDPEFEVAMLENADVVLSLRAKRNTAAKGAVPGEKRAAYKKSRTEIKAQMMDTDWVSTMHPTRAHAQNAGMDYREYEDFVYDAVLRDWESLADEMARMKELLDEGSEVRLVKEDTDLTMSIEDRTAVNSAASVAYDSHNLPSGEVFTAPEDPEGEVYFDVPMTHDGTRIRDVHLTFDDGEVVDWSAETGQQALDDIFATDAGAKRLGELGIGMNRGIDRFTDSILFDEKMGDTVHLAVGRAYSSCLPEGEEGNQSAVHVDMITDVSEDSRMEIDGEAVQRNGRFRWEDGFEE; via the coding sequence ATGGACCAACGAGTTTCCGAACACGCCGAGGTGTTGGTCGATTGGAGCGCCCGCGTCGAGGCAGGCGACGACGTGGTCGTCCGCGTGGACGAGGGCGCACACGACCTCGCGGTCGCGGTAGCCGAGAAGTTGGGCGAGCGCGGCGCGAACTACCTCGCCACGTACGTCTCCGACGAGGTGGAGTCGGCCTTCGTCCGCTCCCACGACGGCGACTTCGACGACGACCCCGAGTTCGAGGTGGCGATGCTGGAGAACGCCGACGTGGTCCTCTCGCTCCGGGCCAAGCGCAACACCGCCGCGAAGGGCGCGGTGCCGGGCGAGAAGCGCGCGGCGTACAAGAAGTCCCGGACCGAAATCAAGGCCCAGATGATGGACACCGACTGGGTCTCGACCATGCATCCGACTCGCGCCCACGCCCAGAACGCCGGGATGGACTACCGCGAGTACGAGGACTTCGTGTACGACGCCGTCCTCCGGGACTGGGAGAGCCTCGCCGACGAGATGGCGAGGATGAAAGAGCTACTGGACGAGGGGAGCGAGGTCCGACTCGTCAAGGAGGACACCGACCTCACGATGTCCATCGAGGACCGGACCGCGGTCAACAGCGCCGCCTCGGTCGCCTACGACTCGCACAACCTCCCGAGCGGCGAGGTGTTCACCGCGCCCGAGGACCCCGAGGGCGAGGTGTACTTCGACGTGCCGATGACCCACGACGGGACGCGCATCCGGGACGTCCACCTCACCTTCGACGACGGGGAGGTCGTGGACTGGTCGGCCGAGACCGGCCAGCAGGCGCTCGACGACATCTTCGCCACCGACGCGGGCGCGAAGCGACTCGGCGAACTCGGCATCGGGATGAACCGCGGCATCGACCGCTTCACCGACAGCATCCTCTTCGACGAGAAGATGGGCGACACGGTCCACCTCGCGGTCGGCCGGGCCTACTCGTCGTGCCTCCCCGAGGGGGAGGAGGGCAACCAGAGCGCAGTCCACGTGGACATGATTACCGACGTGAGCGAGGACTCCCGGATGGAGATAGACGGCGAAGCGGTCCAACGAAACGGTCGGTTCCGGTGGGAAGACGGTTTCGAGGAGTGA